From Halorientalis litorea:
AAACTCCGAACCTACGGACGCTGTCGACGCGGGGAGTCCGGTATGCGGGGTAAGCCTGTGTACCGTGAGGGAGACAACCCAGAGCTGGGTTAAGGTCCCCAAGTGTGGACTAAGTGCGATCGAAGGTGGTCCCGAGCCCTAAACAGCCGGGAGGTGAGCTTAGAAGCAGCTACCCTCTAAGAAAAGCGTAACAGCTTACCGGCCGAGGTTCGGGGCGCCCAAAATGATCGGGGCTCAAGTCCACCACCGAGACCTGGCCACGCCAGTCATATGGCGATTGCGTAGGTCGGCACTCCGATTGGGTGGAAGCATGGGCGAGAGTTCGTGTGGACCGATCGGTGACGAAAATCCTGGCCATAGTAGCAGCGATAGTCGGGTTAGAATCCCGACGGCCGAACGGACAAGGGTTCCTCGGCACTGTTCGACAACCGAGGGTTAGCCGGTCCTAAGTCTCGTCGTAATTCGAGCGAGACAAAAGGGAAACTGGTTAATATTCCAGTGCCGCCGTACATCGAACGCCGACGCCTCGGGGTCGACCGGACCGGGCCATCGCCCGGTCGAACTGTCCAAATCCGTGGAAGCCGTAATGGCACGAAGCGGACGAACGGCAGGATAGCGTAAGCCGGTTCAACCTGGGGCCCGTGAAAAGGCAAGTACGGTGTCCGTACCGAGATCCGACACAGGTGTCCGTGGCGGCGAAAGCCAAGGCCTGTCGGGAGCAACCGACGTTAGGGAATTCGGCAAGTTAGTCCCGTAAGTTCGCGATAAGGGATGCCTGCCTCGGAAAGAGGCAGGCCGCAGTGACTCGGGCGCTCCGACTGTCTAGTAACAACATAGGTGACCGCAAATCCGCAAGGACTCGTACGGTCACTGAATCCTGCCCAGTGCGGGTATCTGAACACCTAGTACAATAGGACGAAGGACCCGTCAACGGCGGGGGTAACTATGACCCTCTTAAGGTAGCGTAGTACCTTGCCGCTTCAGTAGCGGCTTGCATGAATGGATTAACGAGAGCGCCACTGTCCCAACGTTGGGCCCGGTGAACTGTACGTTCCAGTGCGGAGTCTGGAGACCCCCAAGGGGAAGCGAAGACCCTATGGAGCTTTACTGCAGGCTGTTGCTGGGACATGGTCGCTGATGTACAGGATAGGTAGGAGCCACTACACAGGTACCCGCGCCAGCGGGCCACCGAGGCAACCCTGTAATACTACCCGTCAGTGACTGTGACCCTCACTCCGGGAGGAGGACACCAATAGCCGGGCAGTTTGACTGGGGCGGTACGCGCTTGAAAAGATATCGAGCGCGCCCTAAGGCCATCTCATCCGGGACGGAGATCCGGAGAAGAGCGCAAGAGCAAAAGATGGTTTGACAGTGTCTTGCCTAACGAGAGACGCTGACGCGAAAGCGTGGTCTAGCGAACCTATTTGCCTGCCCGATGCGGGCAATAGATGACAGAAAAGCTACCCTAGGGATAACAGAGTCGTCACCCGCAAGAGCACATATCGACCGGGTGGCTTGCTACCTCGATGTCGGTTCCCTCCATCCTGCCCGTGCAGCAGCGGGCAAGGGTGAGGTTGTTCGCCTATTAAAGGAGGTCGTGAGCTGGGTTTAGACCGTCGTGAGACAGGTCGGCTGCTATCTATTGGGGGTGTCATGGTACCTGACGGGAACGTCCGTATAGTACGAGAGGAACTACGGATGGTCGCCACTGGTGTACCGGTTGTCCGAGAGGGCATGTGCCGGGCAGCCACGCGACACGGGGTAAGAGCTGAACGCATCTAAGCTCGAAACCCACCTGGAAAAGAGGTACCGCCGAGGCCACTCGTAGAAGACGAGTTCGATAGACTCGGGGTGTACGCACCGAGGTGACGAGGTGTTCAGCCCGCGAGAACTAATCGGCCGAAGCCACCAATCATACCGCGCATGGAGACTCGATAACACGAGTCCAGGCGCTATCTGGATCGCACGTACTACACGGTTGCTTGGAAGCTATACCGACTGTGGTTTATCGCGGTTCGACTCCGCGAGTCGGCGTTAAGGCGGCCACAGCGGCGGGGTTACACCCGTACCCATCCCGAACACGGAAGTTAAGCCCGCCAGCGTTTCGGGGCCTACTGGAGTGCGCGAGCCTCTGGGAGACCCGATTCGCCGCCTCCACTCATCACGCCCCACCCGAAGAACGGGTGGGGCGTTTTTCATTTCGAACGCGGAGTGGCAACGCGACACGTCAGATACTCGAAGGCACACCCGAACGTGTGCCGTTGGCTGTGCGGTCGGACGTGGCAACGAGGGGAAACGAACCGTACGTTGAAAGTTCCAACCTTTATGCCCCTGTAGCGCGTTGGCATGTGCATGACAGTCTCACAGTCATCCGAACCAGGGTTCGTGGAAACAGAGGAGGACCGTCTCATCAAGGAGACTGCGCGCGAGATAGCGGCCGACTACGACGACGAGTATTGGCGGGATGTCGCCAACGGCCGTGACCCGGACGAGTTCTGGCAGGACTGTGCGGACGCGGGGTTCCTTGGGGCGACCGCGCCCCAGGAGTACGGTGGCGAGGGGATGGGAATCACAGAGCTGACGACCATCGTCGAGGAACTCGTCGCCAACGGGTGTATGGGTGCAGACATGCTGTTCATCGTCAACGTCGTGTTCGGTGCGGTGACGCTGACGAACCACGGGAGCGAGGAACAGAAAAAGGAGTTGCTGGAGCCGCTCATCGACGGTGACTTGCGGTTCTGTATGGCACTGACCGAACCGAACGCGGGGCACAACGCGCCGAACCTCGACACGTTCGCCGAAGAACAGGACGACGGAACGTTCCACATCAACGGTTCGAAGCAGTGGATCAGCGGGGTCGACCGGGCGGACAAGATGCTGCTGGTTGCCCGGACGAGGCCGAAAGACGAGGTCCCGAAGCGAACGCAGGGGATTACCCTGTTCCTCGCGGACCCACACGACGACAACATCGAGCGTCGGGAACTCGACGTGGGGATTCCGACGCCCGAAAAGCAGTTCGAGCTCTCCTTCGACGACTACGAGGCGAGTCCGGACGACATCATCGGGACGCGGGACATGGGACTGCTCCAACTGTTCGACACCGTCAACCCCGAGCGGTTGGTCGGGTCGGCGGGTGCCATCGGTATCGGCCGGAACGCGATCGAACGCGCCGTCGACTACGCACAGGACCGTGTGGTGTTCGACGAACCCATCGGCGCGCACCAGGCCATCCAGCACCCGCTGGCGGAGGCACACTCTCAGCTGGAGGCGGCGAAACTGCTGGTCCAGAAGGCGTCGTGGTTGATGGACCGTACGGAGACGACCGATGACATGAAGAAGACGGCCGAGTGGTCGAACATGGCGAAACTCCGTGCCTCGGAGGCGGGCCACGAGGCCTGTGACGTCGCGCTCCAGACCCACGGCGGGAACGGCTTCAGCCGCGACTACGCGGTCATCGAGATGTGGAAGGGCAGTCGTCTCGGCACGGTGGCACCGGGGTCCTCGCAGATGATGCGGAACCACATCGCCGAGCACACGCTCGACCTGCCGCGCTCGTACTGAGCGAGACCGCTATTCTTAAACGCCGTTCCCGAGTACGTTTTGTTGCGCCAAGGTGGCAGAGTCTGGCCGAACGCGTCCGCCTGCAGAGCGGATCATCGCCGGTTCAAATCCGGCCCTTGGCTTGATACGTTTCGTTCAGAGCCAATCTTATAAAGAACGGACTCTCTGCAGTTCTCCCTCCCGGGGGGGTGTCGACGGGTTAGACGCGGGTGCCCATTTGGCGATACATGACGCAGAGCAGTCACAAGGGACTGACGGATAGTACATGCACTGGGTCTCCCACTGCAGATGGCCGTTCTGGTGGCGAGGTCACAACTGCCCCTCTCCAGTTTAGCACAGGAGCAAGTACAGCCAGTAAGGGAGTTGGATGGTGCGGGCGTGAGTTCGGACGATCGGGCGGTCGGTATCGATCGTGTCGCCAGTCACGACGAAGCCGACCGGTGCGTCGTATTCGGCGATGAACTCTGCGACGCCGGCGTTCGCATGGTCGAGATCGCGCGGGCGGTACGCGAACCCGACCGGAACCGGCGTGTCGCCGACCTCGAACAACACACTACGCGAACGACACGTGCAACTGGGCGGTGGTTTTCCCACGCCCAATTCAGAAGAGAGCCACGGAGGAATATGAATATAAACCTAACGGGAATTATATTGTTTCATCTTAACTAAATTTAAACAGGCTGCCCTCCTCCCACTCTCCATGGCTGAATCAGACTCCCTTTGTCTGAATATAGAGTAGAACAAGATATGAGGGATGGTTCGCGGGCCATCGGGTTGCTGGAGGCGGTCGACGAGTTCGTCGTGTGGCGTCGACTGCCGGTGATATCGATGTTCGCGCCTAGATTGTCGAGGATCTGATAGACCGTGCGGAACCGGGTGTAGTTCCGACAGCAGTTGACGTAAGTGGCCTCGACGTTGAGGACCTCTGTCCGGAGTCGTCCCGTGACGAACTTCGATATGCAGGTCTTGCCAGCGCTGCTGGGCCCGGTGACGATGGCTGTGTCGGCGGGTTCACCGCTCGTGATGGGTTCGAGCACGCTGGAGAGGTGGCTCCGGGACGCTCTGTCGTTCTGCAAAGCGGCCGAACTCGTTCCAGCCCTCGGACCGCACTCGGTATCGCAGGTCGTCGCGACGCTGTTGGACGCCACCGGCCCGCTCACTGCCACTACCCTCGCCGACGAGGCTGGGATATTGACCGTGTCATAGGGAGCTCCGCACGCTCTGCCTATCCAAATCCTGTCACGACGCGCGTGCAAGATGGAGGGCGCGTATCTCGCACAGAGTTTACTCAGATTCAGACAGTTCGAATCGGTCGATATAGGGAACTCACGTCTCGATCAATACAGTGTCTGAAATGAGTACTGGAACTCTTTGACTTTACATCGTTCTTATCATCGAGTGGTAGAATCAGTAAGTGATGGCTGCCACACTCAAACGAAGAAAACCCCTCGGCGGCGTTTTACTTGTTGTCGGATTCAGTATCGTCCTCGCGCAACTGATCACCTTCCCCGGGATGCTATTCGGTGGCTGTACTGATGTCGGTGTTCCAGATGGACAGGAGCAGGGAGTTAGCATGATCGGTGTGCAGGATTCAAACCTACTGTATACACCCGATGGAGTGAACGAATGTAGTATCCCACTTCCTGCAGTCCTTATTCCATTTGGACTCATCGCTGTCGGGGGTGGATTAATTCTGTCCACGAAGTATTAGTCCCAATTCTACCCCCGCACAACATTACTGGATTCGAACAACCTTCGCCTGATTAATACGCAAGCTAGTCCTTACAGCTGATACAGTCGAACGCAGGTGAAATAAACAATGTTGCCGTGCTGCATACATTCTCTGCATCTTATACGTGAGTCTTGACAAAGCTTGTATAGACAATGTGTGTCAAGTATTCTATGATATGCTCTTCTTATCCGGACCTGACTGCAAAGTGTGATAGATAACAACACCGGTATTTTTCGCACCAACTGGGAAACCTATCTTTATACAGCGAGAGAATCCCGCCGTTCACGGCGCGGAGGATGTCATTTCCATTTCAGTTCGACCTGAGAGCCGTCGACCCGACAGCGTTCGAGTTCGTGTTTCGCGGTCATACCGGCCGACTGTGCTGTACGTGCCCGCCCGACGCCTACTTTCAAATTGACGCCGACAGCCTCACCGACGTGGTCGACGGTGTCCTGATATGCTGTTGCGTCCATCTCCGAACAGACAGCGATGATGTTGTCGCCGCCGACAAAGAAGGCAAGCGAGTGGTGGGCCTCACGCAGATATCGCATCAGTTCCGCGTAGCCCTGTTCGATGTGAATGAACGTATCGAATTCGTTGAGTTGGTCGGTGTACTTCCCGGTCGCGTCGTTGACGTCGAAATGGGCTATTTGTACGTCGTCGTCAGTACGGTCGGCACCGGCAAGGGGTTCCCCGCAGAGAACGTTCCGCCGGGTGCTGTCCTGTGCACTCCCAGCATCCTGCAGGCGGCGGGAGGCGACCCCGAGTGCCTCAACCGGTGTGGACCGGGCTGCGAGGCTGATACTTGCGGTCACCGGGTAGCGGTTAGCAAGCGAGTCCTGAATACGGGCGTGGGCCAACCTCGAAACGGTCCACGAGCGGGGGCTGACACACACTAGGGGTCTGTAACGCCTCGCGAGGACAGCTGGAGACGATTCTCGACACTGCTGATGTGCCTCCTGCGCTCGTTCAAATAGAGCACCATCCATACCAGCCACGCACCGAGTTGGTCAGGTTCTGTCACGAGCGCGGAATCCACGTTATTGCACACTCACCGCTGTCGGTGCCCGGCCTACTTGCCGAACCCGTCCTGGCCGACATCACCGACGAAACAGGCCTCACGCCGGCCGGCGTCGTCCTCGCGTGGAACGTCACACGGGGCGTCGTCCCGATCCCATCGAGCACGACGACGTCACGCGTAGTCGGGAACCTCGCCGCCGCAGGTCGCCGTCTCGACGCCGAGACGTGCGACCGTATCGACATGCTCAGACGGCCGGATTTCGAGCGATGAACGGTGGTGTGGCACTATGATTATGTGGCTGAAAACCGATTACGGGGTATGGCCACGAGCGAGACACAACGACTCTCGCCGGACGTAGCGTCACTCGACAGTCTGCACTGGGTGGGAATCGTCGCCGCACTCGTCTCCGCCGCCGTCCACCTCCTGCTCGGTGTGCGGATGCTCCCGTCGGGCATGGGAATCAGTTTCGTGCTCGCGGGACTCGGTTTTCTGGGCGCGGTCGGGCTGATCGTGCTAAACTACCGGCGGCGGGCCGTCTACGCCGTCGGTATCCCCTTCACACTCGTCCAGATACTGCTGTGGTACTACGTCAACTTCGTCTCGCTGGGAAAATCGTTCCCGGCCGACATCGGGACGCTGGGCGCGGTTGATAAGATCGCACAAGTGGTCCTCATCGCGGTGCTAGTTGTCCTGCTGCGATGAGTGCCACGGGACGTGTGGCCACACAGATTCCGGAACTGGCGAGCTCGTGGCCGAGCGGACCGGGAGGTGGCGATGGCGGGCCGACATGGTGACCCATCCCTCGGGCTCCGGGTCGGCCTCCCCGTCGTCGGTGCACTGGCACTGACGGCCGTTGTCGGCGCGCTTTTCCCTGCCGACGCGATGACGCGCTGGACGGTCCACCCGGCCGTCGTCGCGGGCGTCTGTTGGGCGGGACAGCTCTGGTATGCTGGCCGCGGGCTGGAGACCGTTCGGCCGTGGCGGTACGTCTTCGGTGCGGCGAACACGCTGACGCTGCTCCGTGGCGGGCTCTACGCCGTCGTCGCCGGCTTCCTTGTCGTCCCGGCGACGACCGACCTCGCGTGGGTGCCGGCAGTGTGTTACGGCACCGGCGTGGCCCTTGACAAACTCGACGGCACTGTGGCCCGGACTATCGGGGAGCAGACCCCGCTTGGAACGCGACTGGACATGGCCTTCGACACGTTCGGCTTCGTCGTCGCGCCGCTGGTGGCGGTGCTATGGGGCCGCCTCCCTGTCTGGTACCTCTCGATTGCCGCCGCCCGGTACGTCTATCTCGGCGGGATACGCTGGCGACGACTCCGTGGCCGGCCTGTCGGTGAGCGCCCCGACAGCGACCTCAGTAAGTACCTCGCCGGCATCCAGATGGTGTTTCTCACTGTCGCACTCGTGCCCGTCGTTCCCAGCGACATCCTCTTCGCCGTCGCGCCCGCGCTCCTAGTGCTGTCGCTGGCCGTGTTCGCTCGCGATTTCCTCGTCGTCAGCGGCCGCCTCCCCCGCGAGTGGTTCGACGGGTAGCGTTCATATACCCGGATACCCATCTCTAGGTATGCTCTTTCCGACGCACCTGCTCGCGGCAGCGGTCGTCGGACGGGCGTCGAGACTTGCTCCGCTGTGGCTGGTCGTCGGCAGTGCCCTCCCCGATGTCCTCGACAAGCCACTGGCCACACTTGGACTCACATCGCTGTTTCACTCCGTCGGCCACTCGGTGCTGTTGCTCGTCGTGATTGTGCCGCTCGCGCTGTCGGGCCGGGCCGGACTGTCGGCTGCGGTCGGGTGGGCACTGCATCTCGCTCTCGACGCCGTTCACGTCGTCGTCAACGGGCGGCCCGGTGACGCCGTTTTTCTGCTGTGGCCCGCCGTTATGCCGAGCGACCCGCTCGCGCTCCCGCCAGGGTCGTTCTTTTTGTACTACCTCTGGAGCCCCGCGTTCTTCGTCGAAGTCGCGCTCTGGCTCGCTGCCGCCGCTTTGGCCGTCAGGTACTGGCGGGCCGGAACGGCATCTCACGGAACCGAGTGGCTATGAGGCCACAGTTGGTATGGGCCGCAGGGCATGGAGCATTTGTTCGCGGAGTTATTCGACAAAGTCGTCCGAATCGAGACGGCAATTATGGACGCTATCGTCGCCGCACGGAGCCCATTGGCGACGAAGCTGCTGACTTCGGTGACGGGGCTGGGGTCCGCTACAGCCGCGTTGTGTTTCGTCGGTGTCTGCTATCTGGCCGACTGGGACGAGGCGTTTCGCCACAGTCTCGTGGTGCTGGCAATCTCCGGTGTCGTCGTCGGAACGCTCATGCTGACGGTCCAGCGGACGTTCCCCGCCGACCCGGTCTGTCTGACCGACGAGGCCGAGACAGTCGCGACGTCGTTCCCGTCCGGCCACGCCGCCGCCGTCACGGTGTACACCATGGCCGCACGGAAAAGCGAACATATCCCATTCAGTGTTGTCACGGTACTAGCCGTGCTGGTCGCCGTCTCCCGTGTCTATCTGGGCACACATTTCGCTTCAGACACCGTCGCCGGGGTGGGAATCGGGATAGTTACCTTTCTGCTCGCCGGTGCCGTGCTGCAGCGATTCGACCCGATAGCGGCGGTCCAACGTGTCTTCGAACCTGACCACTGACCGAACTACGCTATGATCACCGGATAGCAGAGTTGGTGACTGCGCGGGCTTGTCGAAAGCTGAGAGAGCGTAGCCCGCAGTAATGACAGCCGATATTCAAAACAGGAACTGTAAAACTCAGTACTTCCGCCAATGCAAAATATATCCTCTATATTCAACAGTTGCTGAATCACCAGGTCTGGCAGCTATCAGACTCAGATCGGCGCAAGAACCATCCGTTCAGTACCCACGATGAAACCTGATTGATATTAGACTGCCCTCATCGGTGATGGACCTGCCGAAGAGCATCTGCTGTGGCTCTCCCGGAGATGCGGATATACTTCTGTGCTGTCGCTAGATCGCTCCAGCGCATGAGCGCTTGGAGTGGAACCGGCGCGACGCCCTGATAGGCGTGGTAGCTGGCAGCGGTCGCACGGAGACAATGTAGATACACTCGACCGTCGATATCTGCGGCCTCGGCAGCAGCCGTCACGCGTCTGTTGACAGCGGTCCGTGACCGTGGAAAGGCGTCGTACTCGTCGGTGAACCGTTCCAGACACAGCTCTACCCGGAGCGAGAGATCAACGGGGATCGACCGGGCAGAGGCAACCGTTTTCGGGTGCCAGCGAGCCTCCATTGCTTCTTCCTGCGTGAGGTCCTCATTGTCCGTTGTCTCTTGGGATGCTTGCCGACGACAATAGCCACACTCGCAGGCCTCGTGTTGTGGAATACGGAGCAACATCCGATC
This genomic window contains:
- a CDS encoding acyl-CoA dehydrogenase family protein, whose product is MTVSQSSEPGFVETEEDRLIKETAREIAADYDDEYWRDVANGRDPDEFWQDCADAGFLGATAPQEYGGEGMGITELTTIVEELVANGCMGADMLFIVNVVFGAVTLTNHGSEEQKKELLEPLIDGDLRFCMALTEPNAGHNAPNLDTFAEEQDDGTFHINGSKQWISGVDRADKMLLVARTRPKDEVPKRTQGITLFLADPHDDNIERRELDVGIPTPEKQFELSFDDYEASPDDIIGTRDMGLLQLFDTVNPERLVGSAGAIGIGRNAIERAVDYAQDRVVFDEPIGAHQAIQHPLAEAHSQLEAAKLLVQKASWLMDRTETTDDMKKTAEWSNMAKLRASEAGHEACDVALQTHGGNGFSRDYAVIEMWKGSRLGTVAPGSSQMMRNHIAEHTLDLPRSY
- a CDS encoding GTP cyclohydrolase IIa → MDGALFERAQEAHQQCRESSPAVLARRYRPLVCVSPRSWTVSRLAHARIQDSLANRYPVTASISLAARSTPVEALGVASRRLQDAGSAQDSTRRNVLCGEPLAGADRTDDDVQIAHFDVNDATGKYTDQLNEFDTFIHIEQGYAELMRYLREAHHSLAFFVGGDNIIAVCSEMDATAYQDTVDHVGEAVGVNLKVGVGRARTAQSAGMTAKHELERCRVDGSQVELKWK
- a CDS encoding aldo/keto reductase: MPPALVQIEHHPYQPRTELVRFCHERGIHVIAHSPLSVPGLLAEPVLADITDETGLTPAGVVLAWNVTRGVVPIPSSTTTSRVVGNLAAAGRRLDAETCDRIDMLRRPDFER
- a CDS encoding DUF7475 family protein, with product MATSETQRLSPDVASLDSLHWVGIVAALVSAAVHLLLGVRMLPSGMGISFVLAGLGFLGAVGLIVLNYRRRAVYAVGIPFTLVQILLWYYVNFVSLGKSFPADIGTLGAVDKIAQVVLIAVLVVLLR
- a CDS encoding CDP-alcohol phosphatidyltransferase family protein, whose protein sequence is MAGRHGDPSLGLRVGLPVVGALALTAVVGALFPADAMTRWTVHPAVVAGVCWAGQLWYAGRGLETVRPWRYVFGAANTLTLLRGGLYAVVAGFLVVPATTDLAWVPAVCYGTGVALDKLDGTVARTIGEQTPLGTRLDMAFDTFGFVVAPLVAVLWGRLPVWYLSIAAARYVYLGGIRWRRLRGRPVGERPDSDLSKYLAGIQMVFLTVALVPVVPSDILFAVAPALLVLSLAVFARDFLVVSGRLPREWFDG
- a CDS encoding metal-dependent hydrolase gives rise to the protein MLFPTHLLAAAVVGRASRLAPLWLVVGSALPDVLDKPLATLGLTSLFHSVGHSVLLLVVIVPLALSGRAGLSAAVGWALHLALDAVHVVVNGRPGDAVFLLWPAVMPSDPLALPPGSFFLYYLWSPAFFVEVALWLAAAALAVRYWRAGTASHGTEWL
- a CDS encoding phosphatase PAP2 family protein — translated: MEHLFAELFDKVVRIETAIMDAIVAARSPLATKLLTSVTGLGSATAALCFVGVCYLADWDEAFRHSLVVLAISGVVVGTLMLTVQRTFPADPVCLTDEAETVATSFPSGHAAAVTVYTMAARKSEHIPFSVVTVLAVLVAVSRVYLGTHFASDTVAGVGIGIVTFLLAGAVLQRFDPIAAVQRVFEPDH
- a CDS encoding site-specific integrase, which encodes MTDDYHESNEWAQQHRQSLTTRHTHEDVLTDREFELLLEACSSLPEPRDLQARFICLAAGRLGLRAGEIAHFRAEWLDWDRMLLRIPQHEACECGYCRRQASQETTDNEDLTQEEAMEARWHPKTVASARSIPVDLSLRVELCLERFTDEYDAFPRSRTAVNRRVTAAAEAADIDGRVYLHCLRATAASYHAYQGVAPVPLQALMRWSDLATAQKYIRISGRATADALRQVHHR